In Flavivirga abyssicola, the following are encoded in one genomic region:
- the odhB gene encoding 2-oxoglutarate dehydrogenase complex dihydrolipoyllysine-residue succinyltransferase, protein MILEMKVPSPGESITEVEIATWLVEDGDYVEKDQAIAEVDSDKATLELPAEVSGTITLKAEEGDAVEVGAVVCLIDTSAAKPEGDAPKVEKKVEDKPNPSSPPKEGLGEAKTYATGSASPAAKKILAEKGMDAASISGTGKDGRVTKEDAVKAVPSMGTPTGGSRGTSRSKMSMLRRKVAERLVEAKNTTAMLTTFNEVDMSPIFALRSEYKETFKAKHGVGLGFMSFFTLAVVRALKMYPAVNSMIDGKEMISYDFCDISIAVSGPKGLMVPVMRNVENLSFRGVEAEVKRLAIRARDGQITVDEMTGGTFTISNGGVFGSMLSTPIINPPQSGILGMHNIVERPVAIDGKVEIRPIMYVALSYDHRIIDGKESVGFLVAVKEALENPVELLMNNDIKKALEL, encoded by the coding sequence ATGATTTTAGAAATGAAAGTGCCTTCGCCAGGGGAATCCATTACAGAAGTGGAAATAGCAACATGGTTAGTGGAAGATGGAGATTATGTAGAGAAAGACCAGGCTATAGCAGAGGTAGATAGTGATAAAGCAACATTGGAATTACCAGCAGAAGTTAGTGGAACTATTACGCTTAAAGCGGAAGAAGGTGATGCTGTTGAAGTTGGAGCTGTTGTATGCTTAATTGATACAAGTGCAGCAAAACCAGAAGGGGATGCTCCTAAAGTAGAAAAAAAGGTTGAAGATAAACCGAATCCGAGTTCCCCTCCGAAGGAGGGGCTAGGGGAGGCAAAAACATATGCAACAGGTTCTGCAAGTCCTGCAGCTAAAAAGATTTTAGCAGAAAAAGGTATGGATGCAGCTTCTATTTCTGGAACAGGAAAAGATGGTAGAGTGACTAAAGAAGATGCTGTAAAAGCAGTACCGTCTATGGGAACACCAACAGGAGGTAGTAGAGGAACATCACGAAGTAAAATGTCTATGTTACGCCGTAAGGTTGCTGAACGTTTAGTTGAAGCTAAAAATACAACAGCCATGTTAACAACCTTTAATGAGGTTGACATGTCTCCAATTTTTGCACTACGTTCAGAATATAAAGAAACATTTAAAGCAAAGCACGGTGTTGGTTTAGGGTTTATGAGTTTCTTTACTTTGGCAGTTGTTAGAGCATTAAAAATGTATCCAGCAGTTAACTCAATGATTGATGGTAAAGAAATGATAAGCTATGATTTTTGCGATATTAGCATTGCTGTTTCTGGGCCTAAAGGATTGATGGTGCCTGTAATGAGAAACGTAGAGAATTTAAGTTTTAGAGGTGTTGAAGCAGAAGTGAAACGTTTAGCTATTCGTGCACGTGATGGGCAAATTACGGTTGATGAAATGACAGGAGGAACTTTTACAATATCTAATGGAGGTGTATTTGGTAGTATGTTATCTACGCCAATTATTAATCCACCGCAAAGCGGTATTTTAGGAATGCATAATATTGTAGAACGTCCAGTGGCCATTGATGGAAAAGTAGAAATACGTCCAATTATGTATGTAGCCCTTTCATATGACCACAGAATTATTGATGGTAAAGAGAGTGTTGGTTTTTTAGTTGCCGTAAAAGAAGCTTTAGAAAACCCAGTAGAATTATTAATGAATAATGATATTAAGAAGGCTTTAGAACTTTAA